From Magnolia sinica isolate HGM2019 chromosome 13, MsV1, whole genome shotgun sequence, one genomic window encodes:
- the LOC131223606 gene encoding protein RNA-directed DNA methylation 3-like, with translation MLDFRMDAPYPPKKKREKIISCAYSCMICGYVICIVTLFMGPQQEANGCRGPPTFKCAVGHEMQVAFCLIQKYVDMHSIGTKLQIISAFSVEHVKGYIYIEADRERDVVEVCKGLCSIYSSRVVLVPKNEVLYLLSLQIKSSEVSKGTWVSMKYGKYKGDLAQVVAVHDARKRPP, from the exons ATGCTTGATTTCCGAATGGATGCACCTtatccacccaaaaaaaaaagagaaaagataaTTAGTTGTGCTTATTCCTGCATGATCTGTGGATATGTCATATGTATAGTCACTTTGTTCATGGGACCCCAGCAAGAGGCCAACGGCTGTAGAGGCCCTCCAACATTCAAATGCGCG GTTGGACATGAGATGCAGGTAGCATTCTGCCTCATCCAGAAGTATGTTGATATGCATTCTATTGGAACTAAATTACAGATAATATCTGCATTTTCTGTTGAGCATGTGAAAGGTTATATTTATATTGAAGCTGATAGGGAACGTGATGTCGTTGAG GTATGTAAAGGGCTTTGTAGTATATATTCTAGTAGAGTGGTGTTggttcccaaaaatgaagttctCTATCTGCTTTCTCTTCAAATCAAATCAAGTGAAGTTTCTAAGGGCACATGGGTCAGCATGAAGTATGGGAAATACAAAGGGGACCTTGCACAG GTTGTGGCTGTTCATGATGCACGGAAGAGGCCACCGTAA